The genomic window ttactaatattgttatagcattgattatgcatatattcgtattaaatgttttcatcattgataatattagtaaatgaCAGAAGTTAACGATCTattgtttataactattattatctatagtcaCAAACTCACTGGGCACACGACGCGTCGTCTATTGCTGTCTCGTTCGTACTCGCGGGCTGTATTTCCTCCTGAGGGAGGTTCGCGTCATTCGGCGACTGTGTACTCGATTGCAGCTGCTGCGGGAGGTTCGTCGCATCGCAATCAGTTTCGACGACCGCAGTTGGGTTGTCAGGATAACGGGATTCAGGCTGCGGTGCAGGCTGAGTTCGAAAGATCGGGCCAGCGATCGATGacgatttatcaataattgcgATCGTTAGGGGTACAGCGACGACGGCAGGCAACGACCCGAACATCGCTACACACAGGACGGCAACGACGGCAATACACATATcgcctttaatattattcacactgtacacctacaatttttttcgtatGTTGCACCTTACCTTGAACCCAACTGTGTATGactgtaacatattataatatgacgctATAGTACGAatagtatcaaaataatatattgtttttgagaTAGGTATAAACGTTATTGATTTGATAAACATTGGGATTTTATCGCCTATGctacagaataaaatatgataattctGGTAAAGAACtattaaaagaattattttggCCTTTGGAttagtatgtaataattaatatatagtagtaCAATGTGTCGATAGCTCAGCACACGCGCCTACCCAGTGAAAACTGTGGTAAGTTGGCTTTTTGAGTATGGAGTAAGTCGACAAAACGTACATCAATTAACATTTATGTTGGCCACAACGCAATTACGCCTTTACATTTATCTTATGTTATCCATTATTTCGGGTAAAATAGTGTACATCAAACTTTGTAATTCAAATATGATTTGAGGATTACAATCCCTCCACCTCATGTGTTATCAAATACTAAATTCGTATGTTCGAAGTAATTTTTcaagtgattaaaaatatttaatctattttcttGTATAGTATtacttcaaaaacaaattacaagttattataataaaaataatagtatttaggaataattaataagtaaattatacagcaatattatgtaaattaaatatccagATTTTATTgacatcaataatataaattattatttaaaaaaaataattgaggctaattgacataaataatttaaggaaAATTGAgatgtatatttatcattgtagAGACAGATGATATGAAGATAAATATCACAAATTAGTTTTTGTTCAATCAAATCAATTCTATAATTGTACATAGGACATAAAAActgcttattttttaaatttaacatcagAAGGGattctgttatatttttatttttaaaaatttgatttattagaaataaagtttttctttattcatagttacaaaataaacacttattctaatgaaaaaattaaaaaacgattacttaaaaatagtaaatactttttttaatagtaaataaaaaagatagttaaaatgatttaactaTGTctgttaaaattgtacaactgttataaatatttaagtatatacatataaatatatattatattaatgattgcATCAACAATTATAGATGTACTATGATATAGGTTAGGGATGGCAAATCTTTTGAACACTACATaccaaaaattatcttttttttcgaGAGTgccatgaaaaatattctaaatattatattcaatattgactGATAAAAGCCttatgatcaaaatatttttacctttttaataatatataataaagctattttaatttttcgcgTGCCATGGATTTTACATCCCTGGTGTAGGTACTAttgagtacctattattatacaaaatatactataacaatacaacattaattaaacaacgataaaataataagctcATCAATGTAAccttttttgtgtttttaccacaaaattgtaatgattataaactaaaattacttattacttattatataatataaatatttagtatttacgttcgtactttatttattttttgcattttctgcatcgaattcaattaaatactcATCATTGTTGATGATTTTAAAGACCGATGATTGATATGATCTAAAATACTGTTGTTTAAGTTCATGACatccaaaataaatttcaaaatatattgatggAATTGGTTcgactttatttttatctgataCTAACGATTTGCAGTAGTTTAACACGTTTTCGCCTAAAAAGTGTGTGGTGACCGGAGTCATCGTCGTCACCATACTGTCCAACCtggataaacaatttttacgaAGAAATTCCAAATAATATCGCacctggaaaaaaaattaaaattctttaaataaaaataattatatttatattacctattgattaaattatatgtctataatattttgaaattaaattaaaaattaatattaaatgtctataaaataattgaaaatgattatttagtaGACATGTAGTcagaataagtataattttatatttgtatgtgtaactcataatactcgtataagtaataagtttaaaccacgatatattataatataataatatatcgtggtttgaacattataaaataaccttGAGTATAGTGCGACCATAGGCGTTCtcacggggggggggggggatatGGGGGATAGATCCCCCCAAGGTTCTTTATTTTCTTACATATTGATGATACACATTTTGTTTACTTTTGGTTACCCTTACGGCTTATCATGTAACCATTCTTTCATCCCCCTCCATTAAAAAATCCTGAGAACGCCTCTGAGTGCGACCTAAGCTAAAATGTAAGTCATCTAACGATCTAACACacgtttaattatatgttaactGGTCATTATTTTAACTCTTCGCCCTATATTGAGGTCACTAgtcataagttttattttctgagaattatttaatattaatttttactattcattatacaatacacatcaattaattataattaatagtaattacgtcttatatagaaaattaaaattttaaattttaacttttttaaactatatactaAAACAAATACTTTTGTTCACATGTCAAAGAATTAAATCCatttggtaataaaaaatccaatattttgtattttttcggtttacaaaccaaaaataatataattgtataaaccaaatacaaataactacattaaaatatattatataataaattaatacaaggcGTGgagtaaaacttaaaagtgaaGCGTGCCAGCATAATGCGAAGAGTGACTTGACGAGTGATGATACGTAACGCGGTAGCCGGCGGACTACAATTAAAAGATTCAATACTGTATATAAATGGAGGATAATACACCTCAGCCCTCTCCGTAACACACATCAATGACATAACATGCAATAACTGAGACGGTCGGCCAGTAGTTTCATACAATTGGCGATCGACATCGTTATCTTCTAAACCCAAGAAACCACCGAAGGACCTATTTATAGACTACCTACGtggtttgttattattataaaaaacacgcattttttctattcagatataaaaaataatataatcttattattattatatgtatctcattattattatttattagttgcttaattttatgtatattttatgggaAACTCGGTTTCAAAGTCCCCCACTAAGTGAgtgaattttataacaaagtattttgtttttcaccaACATATTTTCAAGTTAGTTGTAACAGAGCTTAGAACTCATTTCTGAATCGTTTCATATTGATTTAACACATCATAACAGTATCttacatcattaaaataagGAAAGctatatatgaatttatatttttataaataagtcattaaactatgtatacagaacaagtatattatataattaataataatatagttaaaagtgTAGGTACCTGTAAGTCAAATATCCGGAATACGAaagtcatatttaaatatccaatAAAACCCATAGTAGGATTATTCatattgatgatatttttatgaa from Aphis gossypii isolate Hap1 chromosome 1, ASM2018417v2, whole genome shotgun sequence includes these protein-coding regions:
- the LOC114127248 gene encoding uncharacterized protein LOC114127248, with protein sequence MCIAVVAVLCVAMFGSLPAVVAVPLTIAIIDKSSSIAGPIFRTQPAPQPESRYPDNPTAVVETDCDATNLPQQLQSSTQSPNDANLPQEEIQPASTNETAIDDASCAQYNDEDGEDFENDYILFFSWIPIIFLLMIVLFAYSNLKSFCLSKMKTDSVETLCLQSSNSRYT